In the genome of Harpia harpyja isolate bHarHar1 chromosome 8, bHarHar1 primary haplotype, whole genome shotgun sequence, the window TGGGGAAAGTAAAGGTCTTAGATCACTAATAAacttaaagataattttttttttttaatcaaaaaggcTTTCTATCAGtctttttttatattcctgtACCAAGCTGtgtgttcaaaattatttttttgatgCTACAGTGATAGCATTACTGTCTTCAAAGACATAAGGAGCTAAGGAGTCATGTCTTCATATGCATACGGGGGCAAGTGTTGCCACTGGATGTATATAGAAAAAGGGAGAACCTGAAATATGATTGAGCAGATACAGTATTGATTCATACTTTGTATGTTGTTTGGGAGAATGTGGTTTTGATTTacaaaggtttttattttttaactacttTAGGGAGGGGTTTTTGGTGTAGTATTCTTGCAGGTTTCTGTGTAAAAATGTAAACTTTTAGTACGTATGCACTTGTATGTCTGatgttgtgctttttcttttgctttaaaattaccTAGTTATGATTCTGCCAGCTAGAATCTGCCGATACAAGAACTCAGTCATTTGGCTGGATCTCTGTTTTTGTGCAAAATGTGATTGACTTGTCTCATTTTATATTTCACTAGACTGTTGCCCAGATTTCTCCCTTCTGTTACACATAGAATTCGCTACCCTGATGCCTCCTAAGGTCCTCGTACAGTATAGGCTGAGACATTCACACACACTTTGTCATAGCCCAGGGTCTTGTAGGATCAACATGAACTTCTCGCTGCTTCCTTCAGTGTAGGTGCTATAGCAGGCTGTCTGAGAGCAGCGCTCAGTGACTTGGCTGAGGTCACAGATGGTGGGAGCTATGTCTGGAATTGGACAGAGGCATTTCCACACCTCCAGACCACTGTTCTTGTTACATCTCTGCACGAATTTGTTGAGTTCCTAATACAATGAGCTACTCATCCCTGCCTTGAGCTCCTAGGCAATACAAAGAATGCAGAACAATTTGAGATTTACTCCTTGTCACTTACTGCTGAACTAAGTTTAGCTATAATTCCCATCTcacccaaaataaataaaacatataatCCCCATCTCGCCCAAAATAGCTTCATTAAAGGAAGaactcccttcccccagcccaaAACGTTTGACTTCAAAGATAGTTATATGTACTGAGGGGTTTTACccacaggaaaaacagctttcCATATAATTGGAGAAATGtgggtttaaaaaagaaagcaagtaagCAAACAAACATCCCTCTGAGATACCGTTTGCTAAGAGAAATCCACCCCCAGTCAAGCCCACTTTACTAACTtggcagaaaatactgaaaacaaaattgtgGATTCTTTGTTATCTGCAAAGTCCATCTGTTGTGTGCTAGCCTATTTAACCTCCTAGGGTTGCATTCCTAAGTTAATATGAAACAATTAGATTCAGATTAAAGCAGAatcccagaggaaaaaaaccaaaaacccaactgAGAGAGATGTGGCAAAGCTGAACAATGAACAGAAAAGCTCACTGCAAGACaagagagaactgggaaaaagcTTCTCATGGTAACAGCATCTCTGAAGCGTAGAGTCACAGGATCAGCATCCACGTTGTGACCTTCCATGCCTTGTTGGCAGTTGTCCATGAGGCCTTCTTTGGTTTGTTGCAGGCAGGTGTCTTTATCGGAGGTAAAGCCTCATGCATTgattttcttcctcagttttgaGAGACAGCAGAAATTCACTTAGCATATCTTTAACTTCAGCTCACCTTTCCCGTGAGGAGCTTCAAATAAATGTCTTCCCTTTAGCGACCAGTGCGTAGCTTGGTGTgagggagaccccccccccccccggcctcagCTGCTACCTGTGAGGGAAGGTTGACTGCTACTTGAAACCCAGTTTCTTAGTGCGTTTCCTCACAAAATGCCGAGTATAATCAGGTCCCTCTCTTTGCTTATCCCTTTAAAGGTATCTGTTTAATTTCCGGGGAGTGGCTGCCAGTTTCCGGTTGAAACACCTTTTCTTATGTGGTTCACTTGTGTTTCACGTTGGAGAAGAGTGGTTGGAGTTCTTCTACCCTCAGCTGAAGCCTTGGGTCCACTACATCCCAGTCCGATCAGACCTCTCTAACGTCAGGTGTGAGACCCCAAGTGTGCTCAGCGGAGCATTGCATGCCACaggaaaaacactgctgtgtttggGAAGGTGGTTTGGTTTGTATTACACCAAGTAGTGCCTCCACTCCTAGGCGTCTCCTAGACAAAGGCTCTTGGAGGTcatgttcttttctctttattacTGCCCCCAAAGAATCATTTGGTCCTACTTAGAGAGTACAGTTTCACTGGAGTGTGTAGGTCTATTGCCCTCACTGAAATTAGCAGGCACTAGGCACTTAAATTTGCAAGCAGGCCCTGCAGCACAGGTAAGGGGGAAGAGTAACTTATCACTGGGCCAATAATGTGTTAGCTCCCAGATTTCAGCATGCTGTCCAGAACTGATATGGAACAAATGAGAAGGGCAAGTTTCTTCTGTGCTCTGAAACAAGGAGTACCAGTCCCTCGCTCAGCTGTAGATTCTTAATCTCATCCTCTGCAATAATTTAGCTAAGGGACAATGTTCTCCATTGAGCTAGTCGTTTCATAGCATTTTTTTGGCCTTCATTTTAGGGAGCTGCTGCAGTTTGTAAAGGAAAATGATGCCATAGCACAAGAAATTTCAGAGAGGTAAGTTGTGCGTCCTTTCTGGCTGTCATGCAGTCTTCTTCCAAAGCATTTTCTTAAGCAGCTTTTGAAGGGGTTACCTATCAAAGACAACCTAGTATTAATAGGGTGCAGTATAATTGATCACCTGCAATAACAGCAGGAGGGTTGGCGAACTCGTAACAAGCGAACAAGATTATATGCTTAGGTCTTTGGTTCAGCTGTGACCCATGTCAGGAACCCCACTGAAAGCCGTCAGAAGTTGGGAGCTTTCGTCTCAGTATGAGGTGAGTTGACCCCTGGGAACTGTGTCTGCGTTGCAAGCACTACGTATCCAGACTGGCCACGACTGGCTTCTGAAGCAGCATGCATCAGTGCTGCTCAGGCTGTATTTGATATCTGAAATCTGATATTTATTTTCCCAGATAACAAATACCGTCTTGAGGATAACAAAAGCACTGCAACTGTCAGAGCTGTGACCGTGAATGAAGATTGTGATATTAAAATAGATGGTACAGAGCAGTGCATGTTGTTTCTCATTTGAAACACAGAAGAGTGAAAGTTGATATacatataaaacaaaaccaaagactCTTGTAGGAACTGGAAATTGGTTCTGACTGTGCCTTGTCTGTCTCTAGGGGACGCCAATTCATCACCGAGCACTTGCAGATGGAGGATGTCTCTTGCTACTGGGAGCATCTGCTGTCTGAATATTCCCAAGCCTTGACTTACAaagtgaaaaggaggaagagCTACAGCGAGATCACTTCTGAGTGGCTGAAAACAGAACTGTAGAGActaatctgtttttctcttcagctcAAACTGATCTCTGTGGAAATCTGAAGATCAGTGtatcttctttcttgttctttcagaCTTCTTATCCTTCACGCTGCAACTACAGAGAACAGCAATAGGCTAACTTTGAAATTGCTCCCATACAGTGGGACCCAGTTATGCTGTCACCATAAGAATGTTAAGTAGAATGTTGGATTATGGCTATTTAATGGGGTGGTTATGGTCATGCCTGGGAGAGGGTTGTTAGCATTTGGGACTTTGTTACTACCTGTGTCAGAATGATCCTAAATCCCATTCAGTCAATGAGAAGCCTGTATGTTAATTTTACTGGGCTTTTTACCAAGTCCGCTGTACCTCATGGGCAAGGTACGCAGACTGTCAGCTATGCACAGCTGGGAGATACATGCCCCTATTTTGGCAAATGGTCAATGTTTTCTCACCTGTGATATTAGGTGTTCCCTGACAGAAGCAGTTACTGGGATTTGGGGTAACCTTTTTAGATAGCCTAGAGATTATGTTTATGTCAGGTTTTAGAAGTTGATGGTAGGGCTTTGATGTGCCGTTGAAAGGACAAATGATCCTTGCACAGTTAAACTACCTCATAGGGGAGCAGTTGGTGATGATGATGTTGCCACAGCGCTAAGCCTGAGTAGCAGACAGTCAAGCAGTTGGCAACTGAGATAAAGACGGTTCATCCTCTGACAGATGAGCTGGGTGCCTGCACAGCCACACAGAACTGAGCCCCTGTTAACAAGCTCTTGCCAGCTGCCTGGCCAGACATCCTTAAGAATCCAGAGAAAGTATATGCAGAGGTAGAGTCAGCTCTTCTTTTTCCCAGATGTTCACAGATTCTCTGCTCTGATCTTCTTCTATAATCTGTCTagggttgtttggggggggggggggttggtttgttgtaGGGGGGGGGTTGAGGCTGGTAACACATCTGCTCACTtcagtatttgcttttctttcacactGCCGTTGCACTCCTTTTCTCATCTCTTTCAGTCTGGTTGAGGGAATGTCTTCAGCCACACAGTGGCAGCTAGTTTTGAGTTCAGTCACAGGTTGCGTGGACTCACTGTATTTATACCCACTATGGGCTGCTCAGCCCAGGGGGAGTGCCATTTCTGAAATGCTCTGTGGCCCCTGAGTTGAGAGGCCTGGTGGGAAGCAGTGTCTTTGGCATCCAGGCAGGTGCTCAGAAGAGCTTGAGCAGGGGCACGGGGTCCCAGGAGAGGGCCACTGCCTCCTTGGTGAGCACCCTTGATGCCGAGCGGCCTCAAGGCTGTAGGAAGCAGCACATTGATGGAAGAGAGTGGTAGCCACAGCTCAGGTCTCCTCTGCAGTCAGTTTGGATCAGAGAAGGAGAAAACGCTACAAGGAACAATAACGCTAAGTGCACCTACACGTGTCTGTGCTCGCACAGAGGCCTTGCAGCACTGCCAAGCCCCGGTGCAGGGACGTAGTTGCCAGACCTATTCATCAAGTGCCAGTTGCTGGAGCAGCACGCCAGTTATGTGACTGGCGCCTGGGTTATCCCAGCCTGCAAAGGAAACGAATCAGGGTACTAAAATAGCCTAGTTTCCGAGGAAAATAACTGTGCGAGAGTGGAAAGGGTTTTTGGTTGTGTATTTTTAGTTAAGGGAGAGACTGCGCTCTAAGAAACTGAAACAGCtatgtataatatttttaaactttttaatgaagtgtttttggaataaaacatgaaaatgaagttttgttgGATGCATCATTGCTTAGTCAGAACCGTACTAAAAGATCTGGATAGCCCCCAGCTGTTCTGCCAAAATGGGGACGCGGGGCGTTCTGGTTTTGCTCTGTCACAGCAATGTTTAGGGTGTCTCTACTTCCAGTCTCGGTGGCTGGAAACTTCCTCTGGTCGGTCGCCTGCGTGAGCGGGGGCCTGTTCGGTCCGATGCCGGTTTTTTTTTCGCGTTGCTGAACGGGCTCTGACTCGTTGCTTTTCCTCGAGAGGACGAGACCCTCGCCTCTACCTGCGGGGAGGCCGGGCGctcccggcggggcggcccggcccggccctgtcctgtcctgtcccgcGGCGCCGTGCCCCgccgggggggcagggggcgCTGCCGCGCCCGCCCAGCCCcagcgctgccgctgccgccgccgccgcggagagCCATGGCGGAGGGGGTGGGCGCCCAGCCGCAGTtcggccgccccgcgccgccgccgcagACGGGCTGGGAGCGGCTCAGCGAGCTCTGGCGGCGAGAGTGAGgaccgggccggggcgggcggctgcGGGCGTCCGCGGGCGCcgggcccggcgctgcccgcgggCCCCCCGTGCCTCCCCCGCCCCAGCCcggagcccagccctgcccttccCTTGCAGCGAGCGGCAGCAGTACCCGGAGGAGACGGTGAACATCGTCAAGTCGGCCTTCACCGGGGGAGTCGTCGGCTGGATGTACGGCGGGCTGCCGGCCTTCTACCACGCCCGGAAGGCCTTCATCGAGCGGAGCCACGGGGAGCTCTTCCAGAACCGCGCCGATGCGGTGGTACGAGCCCCACGCCACTGCGCGGGCCCGGCCCACCCGCGAAGCCGGGAGCCCCGCCGTGTCCGTGTGTCCGTGTccgtgtgtgtggagggggggagGATGACGCGCGGGGGAGCGGCCGGGGTTGCCGTCGGGGGAGCGCGGGGCATCGCCCGCCGCTCCGGGGACCGGAGGAAGCGTCGCCGGTCCTCCCCtcccggggcagccccccccgaAGCCCCCGCAGGCGTGCGGGGCCGGGCGCCTCCGAGCGGCGCCGGCCGCGGAGGaagcggccggcggggccggcggtTCGTGGCGGACGGGCCTCCGTGGGAGAGCGAGTGGAACGGCCTCGTTCCTGTGAGGTGCGTGCCAGGCAGCGCTGAGCCCGTGCCGGGGTTCTGTACGgtttgtggcaaaaaaaaaaaccaacgcgGTGCTCGCTCCACGCGCGTGAATACGTGCAGGCTGCCTAGTCACCTGTTGCGTAAGTTAGCTGTCCCGTGTTACGTGAATTCTGCACGGTTGACTTGAAGAAATTGTCCTTAGTTATAGAAAAAGTTGGTGACAACTTTTACCGTTCTGTTACGTGGCTCAGTAAACAATATGTCTTGAACAGCCTTTTGGCTTTTGAATTTTAATATGTTGGCAAGAGACTTCACACCGTAGCGTCAAATTGGTAGTGTCATTAATGTGAGTTATTTTAAGACCATTTAAAATTCTTCTGGCTTATTACCGTACCGCataacaaagaacatttttaacatttttgatATTTTATAGGTGTATTTGAACTTTTAGGGGCTTCTCCTTCAATTAAAATGTTGGTTACCTggattattagaaaaaaaaaccctttagaaATCTGAATTTTACATTGTTTGCTGTTTAGATTTGGCCCCGACATAGCTGTCTGCAAAGTATTGCTGCGTGGCTTCACACTGTCCTTCTGCTGACTCTCTTGTGTATCTGCACCTGGGCGTACTTACTTACGCCACAGGCACTGCAagagagaatttattttctttcatggtattaactggaatatttttaatttttatgaagcTTCTGTTTATCGCATCGTTTTAAAAGCCGATTCTTGCCAAACTTTTAAGTGCCAGTGCTAAACTGCAGAGCTTCATGGTCTCGTAACATTTAAAGTAGGTGGTTATTATTTACTTATTATGGCTAATGgttattatttattaatacttATAAACTCATAATAATTGAGAACTAGTTTCTAGTTCATCCCCCTTTCTTCTCTGCCACTCTCCCGTACTGTCCTCAGAAAGCTCTCCCTGTCCCCCCAGATGTGTTTCTGCACTGGGATTAGAAAGACCAGTTGATGTTACAAACCGGAATTAATTCTTGGTTTTCCTGTTGGTGGCTGGGGTAAACATGAGCAGCTCTTCCTCTGAAGGTGGCCGACTTGATCCCTGAGGGTCAGGGTGTTGTTCTCAAGTGACATCAGTCCCATGACCTGTCATGAATAGCCAGGGTTGCAGCGGGCTGGTGGTGCTGGCgagggggagcagggctgtcATCTGTAACctgtctcctctctccccctAGCAATCTGCGCATCGGGCTGGTCTCAGGAGTTTCATCCGCTACGGCTGGCGCTGGAGCTGGAGAGTAGCCACTTTTGTGACAATATTCAAGTAAGTAAGTGTTTCCCGGTGGTAGTGGGAGAAGAGCTGGCTGATGCTTAAGCACTAGCAGCAAGGAGCCCTTTGTGCCAGCAGTGCTCGCAGCTCCCTGAGAGACTGCTGGTGATTGATTGAGGCTCAAAGTGTTGTGTTAATAGCGAGTCTGATGATTAATAAGACATGAACCTGAAGAGGATGTAACCTTTTCTAATTATCCCAGAATTCAAATCTTCTAATGAACCAACACAAAAACTAAAACTGGAAAAGCCCTGTTCCTTATGTCTAATCCATGCTGTTACTGACTTGAATACTGTTCTTCCCTGTACTTGATGGCTTCGTTCTGCTTTTGCttcatctctttttttgtgtttttctctgggAGAGTGTTACAGTCTGTTGGCTGTTTCTGGAAGAGCTTTCTATCCCATgctaatttttctcctttttcttaggTCTCATTACTCCTAGGTTGTATACACTAGCATTACTCACaattctttgttcttgtcctcAAATGCTTGCAGATGATCATCTTGATATTAAGCAGTCACTGAACATCAGACCTACCAGTTGTATGTACCTATTCGGGCCTTCACGTTTTTCCTACACGCACCACCACCGCAGAGATACTGTTCCGCttccctgattttctccctcaGACGTGTCAGTGCATTTCTGACAATATAGCATCAAACTAAGCATGCTCTTCTGAATAAAGCCCTTTTAAACTAGGAGTATCTCCTTCCCTAACATTCAAAATGGCAAATTTATATGTAGTCCTAAACCTGCATTGACGATATCTGCAGGTCTGTTCTGTTTAAATTCCCCTTCTGCTTTTAACATACCAGCAATATTGACTAGCATTGTTTTGTATTTCCATCATCTCCctaatttttttgttcctttctgaatttcttcctcgatctctcttgggttttttggctCCTTTTGCTTTAGTGTCTGTTCTTAGGTTTAGTTAGCAAACGGTTTGCTTTCTCTCCTGGAACTTTTGATTTCTTTAGCTTTTCCTGGGCTTGACGTGTAACCGCGTCATCTTCCACCAGGTGTCTCCCCTGAGGTCCGATCGTCGCCCTTCTCCACTACCCCTTTGTAAAAGGCTTTGAAAGAAGATACTCGTCACTCGGCGTTAATTGTTTCTGTAGAGTCCAAGTTGAAGATTTCATCCTGCAGTTGTGCGAATTTTGAGTTTCGCAGTTTAAAACCAAATTGTTTCGTTTTACCTTGTACAAAGGCTAGGATGACGTTACGGTgttgggaaggagaggaagattGCTGTTGACTTGTAGATGTCATGCAGGAGGCTTGCTGAAGTGATGGGGAGGATGTGGCTGCTGAACTGAGAACAGAGAGTGTTTTGGGGCTTTGCTGATGTTTTTGGAGGAGATGGTGTACCTACCCTGGTGGGAAATCTCATGCTGCAAGAGTAGGTGACCCTGCTGACGTCATGAGTGTGACTTAGCTCTAGTGGTGGGGACTGTCTTCAGGCAAGTGCTTACCGACACATGGGTTCCGCTTCTGGGGGTAAGGTCCTACATCGGGACTGGCTGACTGACAGGACCTTTTCATTGCTCAATTCCTTCTATCCTTGAATATacgatggaaaaaaaaatctttgattaaaaaaagaaaaagaatatcccAGATCCAGGCTGGGAATCCTGGTATTCCCTGGCCTCTGGCTGTGCACCTGCCTGCAGTAAAGTCACAGAAATCGAGGCACTTGTGGCTGGGGTGTGTGCGCTCTGGACAGATGGGCAACAAGGCAGTTAGAGGCAACCTGAGGGTTGGCTTAATGAAATCCGGCTTTATTTCAGGCTGTGTTTTGCTACCTGTCTTCTTCCATGTGCAACTGCTGACTTCTTCTGTGCCTTATCTTTGCAGCATGGCAAGCACTGGTCTGTCTGTGTACCGCAATAAAAGCACCATCAGTAATTATGCTTCGGCAGGAGGTAAGACTGCTTATGTACTTTTCTCTTTATGAGCAAGGGTCGTAAGCGGAAAAACATAAGCAGAAATCCGTATCTTGGATTTGAGCAGGTCTCTAGCTTCTGTGctcctgggttttgtttcctgttctACCGACTGCCGTTGTGACTTTGCTCTGTTTAACTGCTGGGTGCCTTTATTTGTAACAGAGAGATATCGATGCACTTCTGAAACTTCAAAATACTTGCTGGAGTTTTTTGGGTGAAAAATGCTTGTGTCGGGTAAAGGCAACACTTGGTGCATAACCTGCTCTCATAACTACCTATTTAGCAAGGAAAGCActtcttgtttctgctctttaGAACAGTTCAGTGCACTGTTCATTGCCCTTACAGTTGGATACCTGTTTTACTGATCTTTTCTGCCTTACATGGCAGCTACTATTATTAGCTGTTgttgaacagaataaaaaaagtggGCGTGGGGGGAAGTCATGCTCCAGCCTGGAGAGAGCTCAGTTTTACTTTCATAGATACTTTTACCTCTTAGCATTTCTGGGGGagtttttctgaagcagaaggaGCTTTGTGCAATGTTTTAGTGCAGAGACTGTGGTGACTGTATGGTGAGGGTccctcctgctggccacagtgcTTGGTTTCTGCTCTGTTAAAAGTAGATGTCAGCTCACGGAGAggagaaatgcagcaaagcagCTCCCTCCGTCTGTatgtgatggggggggggggggctgtttctggtttcagtgggttttggtttttttagcctTCACAGGAGCCCTTTTCAGAATCCACTTGGGCCTGCAGGGACTGGCAGGAGGCCTCATGTTTGGAACAGCATTTGGGTGAGTTGTGACTGCTGCCAATGAGTGATCGAGACACAGCTACTCTTTAAGGGTGTTTGTTAGACGGTGGTCTCACACACCAAGCCATGAATAGTAGGTGGGGCTACAGAAGCTTCCCTTCCGCTCTTGCCTTGAGGGATTTTCTGTATCTCTCTTGGGACCTCATGATGATGACTTTTCTTCCAacctttaaactttttttttcttctttttttcttgatttgtgttttgctgtttcctCAGTGATAAGAACTCGGTGCTCTCAATAGAGCATGTCACCTGCTGCTATTTGCTTATTAGAGGAGATGCTAACTACTGTTAAATAGGAAATTGTGAGGATGGGTTATAGACAAGTCTCCTGTCCCCCTTCCTTGGCATGGTCACTGATGAGCCCAATGGTTGTGCGCAGAA includes:
- the TIMMDC1 gene encoding complex I assembly factor TIMMDC1, mitochondrial, which produces MAEGVGAQPQFGRPAPPPQTGWERLSELWRRDERQQYPEETVNIVKSAFTGGVVGWMYGGLPAFYHARKAFIERSHGELFQNRADAVQSAHRAGLRSFIRYGWRWSWRVATFVTIFNMASTGLSVYRNKSTISNYASAGAFTGALFRIHLGLQGLAGGLMFGTAFGIPAGALLMIMQKVAGETLQEKRNRERRELYEQKLAEWQSRLSVTEVLGEMESNTQGGPETERA